One window of Phycisphaeraceae bacterium genomic DNA carries:
- a CDS encoding prepilin-type N-terminal cleavage/methylation domain-containing protein, translated as MAASPPFSSARMPIRVHRAFSLFELVVVLSILTIFASIAAPKYAGAVSRYKLDAAARRVAADLERSRALARASGSNWTIRFVPSSNSYSIVGLVVGSSKGSDYTVRLGSPPYSITLESADFAGSKDLQFGGFGCPAIGGTIVLRGGVDKRSIVVDSASGAVSIQ; from the coding sequence ATGGCCGCGTCTCCGCCATTCTCTTCGGCGCGGATGCCAATCCGCGTTCACCGTGCTTTCTCGCTCTTCGAGCTGGTCGTCGTACTTTCGATCCTCACGATCTTCGCCTCGATCGCCGCGCCCAAGTACGCCGGCGCCGTCTCTCGCTACAAGCTCGATGCCGCCGCGAGGCGAGTCGCCGCAGACCTCGAACGCTCACGCGCACTCGCCCGCGCAAGCGGCTCCAACTGGACGATCCGCTTCGTGCCCAGCAGCAATTCCTATTCGATCGTCGGTCTTGTTGTCGGCAGCTCCAAAGGCTCAGACTACACCGTCCGCCTGGGCAGCCCTCCCTATTCCATCACCCTCGAGAGCGCCGACTTCGCCGGCTCGAAAGACCTGCAATTCGGCGGATTCGGATGCCCGGCGATCGGCGGCACAATCGTCCTCCGAGGCGGCGTTGACAAGCGATCCATTGTCGTCGATTCGGCCTCGGGGGCGGTGAGCATCCAATGA
- a CDS encoding xanthine dehydrogenase family protein, with protein MQRLEGLSKLSGVERYLDDEPLEGPLKGCLWGMTVRSPASRGKIRSVSYDPAFDWSQFVVVEPCDIPGPNETYLIENDQPVLAPGYVRHMHEPVALIAHPDRALLRRAVASVKVEIEPDPPVLDFRVAPRPDQIQRGNDNIIKKLQIKKGDVHAAFARAHRIIEGEYETGGQEHVYIENNAMSAWIEDGPNGDVVVVRGSMQCPYYVLNALKHALKRDESRVRVIQAPTGGGFGGKEDYPSTIALHCALLALKARRPVKIIYDRSEDMAATPKRHPSLVRHKTAVDKNGKLLAQYIEVILDGGAYVTLSPVVLSRGIIHAAGPYSCDNVLIEGKAVLTNSVPYGAFRGFGAPQTIFACERHMDRIAHALGLDPLEVRRINLIKDGQTTSTQQTISDGTDRHALLDAALRASEYDRHKRESAAFNASHPYLRRGIGLSTVLHGAGFTGNGEVYLNSKVDVGATPDGKIEVLAASTEMGQGTNTAFTKIAADAAGFVPSDVVIGTPDTFRVPNSGPTVASRTVMVVGKLIERAIDDLASQLGQNGKPLRGPVLKAAITQWHAANPGKELKGRATYAPPPNVKFDDKNYVGDAYATFAWGVCIAHVEVDLRTASVRLLDFTSMQDIGKVINPVLAKGQVQGGVVQAIGWALSEDIKFKDGGMLNNTLTNYIIPTSDDVPPIRVVFHETPYRFGGGGAKGVGELPMDGPAPAILNAVANATCAQAMSIPLTPERLLPLLPA; from the coding sequence ATGCAACGTCTCGAAGGTCTTTCCAAACTCTCCGGTGTAGAGCGCTACCTCGACGACGAACCGCTCGAAGGTCCACTCAAAGGATGCCTCTGGGGCATGACCGTGCGCTCCCCGGCCTCTCGAGGGAAAATCCGATCGGTCTCGTACGACCCGGCATTCGACTGGTCTCAGTTCGTCGTGGTCGAGCCGTGCGACATCCCCGGCCCGAACGAAACCTACCTGATTGAGAACGACCAGCCGGTTCTCGCCCCCGGATATGTGCGCCACATGCACGAGCCCGTCGCTCTGATTGCTCATCCCGATCGTGCTCTGCTCCGGCGTGCCGTCGCTTCTGTCAAAGTCGAGATAGAGCCAGATCCGCCCGTACTCGATTTTCGCGTCGCGCCCCGCCCAGATCAGATCCAGCGCGGCAACGACAACATCATCAAAAAACTTCAGATCAAAAAGGGCGACGTCCACGCCGCCTTCGCCCGCGCGCACAGAATCATCGAAGGCGAATACGAGACCGGGGGACAGGAACACGTCTACATCGAAAACAACGCGATGTCCGCGTGGATCGAAGATGGCCCGAACGGTGACGTCGTTGTCGTCCGGGGCTCGATGCAGTGCCCGTACTACGTCCTCAACGCGCTCAAGCACGCGCTCAAACGCGATGAATCCCGCGTCCGCGTCATCCAGGCCCCGACCGGCGGCGGCTTCGGGGGCAAGGAAGACTACCCCTCCACCATCGCGCTTCACTGTGCTCTACTCGCACTCAAAGCCCGCCGCCCCGTCAAGATCATCTACGACCGTTCCGAAGACATGGCCGCGACTCCCAAGCGCCATCCTTCTCTCGTGCGTCACAAAACCGCCGTCGACAAAAACGGCAAGCTTCTTGCTCAGTACATCGAAGTCATCCTCGATGGCGGCGCATACGTCACGCTTTCTCCCGTCGTGCTCTCCCGCGGCATCATCCACGCCGCGGGACCCTACTCCTGCGACAATGTGCTGATCGAGGGCAAAGCCGTTCTTACCAACAGCGTTCCCTACGGCGCTTTCCGAGGCTTCGGCGCGCCGCAGACGATTTTCGCCTGCGAACGCCACATGGACCGCATCGCGCACGCGCTCGGGCTCGATCCGCTCGAAGTCCGACGCATCAACCTCATCAAAGACGGACAAACAACCTCCACGCAGCAAACAATTTCCGACGGCACCGACCGCCACGCGCTCCTCGATGCAGCGCTGCGCGCGTCCGAATACGATCGCCACAAACGCGAGTCCGCCGCGTTCAACGCTTCGCATCCTTATCTCCGCCGCGGCATCGGCCTCTCAACCGTGCTCCACGGCGCCGGCTTCACCGGAAACGGCGAGGTGTACCTCAACTCCAAGGTCGATGTCGGCGCCACGCCCGACGGCAAGATTGAAGTGCTCGCCGCTAGCACCGAGATGGGGCAGGGAACCAACACCGCGTTCACCAAGATCGCGGCGGACGCCGCGGGTTTCGTCCCGTCCGATGTCGTCATCGGCACGCCCGACACGTTCCGCGTTCCCAATTCCGGCCCCACCGTTGCCTCGCGCACCGTCATGGTCGTCGGAAAACTCATCGAACGGGCGATCGACGATCTTGCCTCACAACTCGGTCAGAACGGTAAACCGCTCCGAGGCCCCGTGCTCAAAGCTGCCATAACTCAGTGGCATGCCGCCAATCCCGGCAAGGAACTCAAGGGCCGCGCTACCTACGCCCCGCCGCCCAACGTGAAGTTCGACGACAAGAACTACGTCGGCGATGCTTACGCCACCTTCGCGTGGGGCGTCTGCATCGCCCATGTCGAGGTCGATCTTCGAACCGCATCGGTCCGCCTCCTCGATTTCACTTCGATGCAGGACATCGGCAAGGTCATCAACCCCGTGCTCGCCAAAGGTCAGGTGCAGGGTGGTGTCGTTCAGGCCATCGGCTGGGCGCTCTCCGAGGACATCAAGTTCAAAGACGGTGGCATGCTCAACAACACGCTCACCAATTACATCATCCCCACCTCGGACGATGTTCCGCCCATCCGCGTCGTCTTTCACGAGACTCCGTATCGCTTCGGTGGCGGCGGCGCCAAAGGCGTCGGCGAACTGCCGATGGATGGCCCCGCGCCCGCGATCCTCAACGCGGTCGCCAACGCCACCTGCGCCCAGGCGATGTCCATTCCTCTCACACCCGAGCGCCTGCTCCCACTCCTGCCCGCCTAG
- a CDS encoding PAS domain-containing protein, with amino-acid sequence MRRLMLQFLPRHSSMVSGVLVLNTAIVALAMAALWVVVGGVRYEESQRANERASSAVAEMVRPDLEKAIAERDIAAARLAIAKAAHAGALSGCRVTLGDGTVLADLDASTVTSKEIPAELPPLTVEPDSHRTFAVSVPEKGKVLLTIEAPPSVASRSEWLEYGFGGVCLGAIVLLGIVSVRAQKRAMPMTLVQSALRSLQAGEKELAALELGESFGGVATSWNELLRELATHRARARIESVLTRREQPGERDEAVGKIIDSLWHGVVVVDEEMRIRYCNGAAAVFLSGTRDGLLGTPMLERIQEAPVSEKLSKLASAKGRAKIVVETRTGEGDQGAILRISGRPLAGGGGAMLLIEDVTQQRVADRSRNAFVEQATHELRTPLTNVRLYVEALVEKPDADVATRSQHLNIINQEVRRLERIVGDMLSVSEIEAGSLKLAIHDVRLPALFGDIEAEFAAPARAKNIALRFDLPPKLPTIVGDRDKLVLALTNIIGNAIKYTPEGGSVKVGVRAEDSLVIEVADSGIGIAADDVDRIFDRFYRAKDPRVEKIVGTGLGLALAREVMRLHGGDVTVQSVPDRGSTFTIRMPLKAPLSLAA; translated from the coding sequence GTGCGCCGATTGATGCTCCAGTTTCTTCCGCGACACAGCTCGATGGTGAGCGGCGTTCTCGTTTTGAACACGGCCATCGTCGCGCTCGCCATGGCGGCGCTCTGGGTTGTTGTCGGGGGCGTGCGCTACGAAGAATCGCAGCGTGCGAACGAACGAGCATCATCCGCCGTGGCGGAGATGGTTCGGCCGGATCTCGAAAAGGCGATTGCCGAGCGGGATATTGCAGCGGCGCGTCTGGCGATTGCGAAGGCGGCGCATGCCGGAGCGCTCTCGGGCTGTCGAGTCACCCTGGGCGACGGAACCGTGCTGGCGGATCTTGATGCATCAACCGTCACGTCCAAAGAGATTCCGGCGGAACTGCCCCCGCTGACTGTTGAACCCGATTCGCACCGTACCTTTGCGGTCTCTGTTCCGGAAAAAGGAAAGGTGTTGCTGACGATCGAGGCCCCACCTTCGGTCGCATCGCGCTCCGAGTGGTTGGAATACGGGTTTGGGGGAGTGTGTCTCGGTGCGATTGTGCTGCTCGGAATTGTGTCGGTCCGTGCGCAGAAGCGCGCGATGCCCATGACCCTGGTCCAGTCGGCGCTTCGTTCGTTGCAAGCGGGAGAGAAGGAACTTGCTGCGCTCGAGCTGGGCGAGTCGTTTGGCGGAGTTGCCACGAGCTGGAACGAGTTGCTCAGGGAATTGGCCACGCATCGCGCCCGGGCGCGCATCGAGTCCGTGCTCACGCGGCGGGAGCAGCCGGGAGAGCGTGACGAAGCCGTCGGGAAGATCATCGATTCCCTCTGGCACGGCGTCGTTGTGGTGGATGAGGAGATGCGGATCCGCTACTGCAACGGAGCCGCAGCGGTGTTCCTGTCCGGTACGCGCGACGGGCTGTTGGGAACGCCCATGCTCGAGCGCATTCAGGAAGCTCCCGTATCGGAGAAGCTCTCGAAATTGGCGTCGGCGAAAGGTCGCGCGAAGATTGTCGTAGAGACCCGCACGGGAGAGGGCGACCAAGGGGCGATCCTCCGGATCAGCGGCCGGCCCCTCGCGGGCGGCGGCGGCGCGATGTTGCTCATCGAAGATGTCACGCAGCAGCGCGTGGCGGACCGCTCTCGGAACGCGTTTGTTGAACAGGCGACGCACGAGCTGCGCACTCCGCTGACGAATGTCAGGCTGTATGTCGAAGCTCTCGTGGAAAAGCCCGACGCGGACGTCGCGACTCGGTCGCAACACCTGAACATCATCAATCAGGAAGTTCGCCGACTCGAGCGTATTGTGGGAGACATGCTCTCGGTCTCCGAGATCGAAGCCGGGTCGCTCAAGCTCGCGATCCATGATGTCCGCCTGCCGGCGCTGTTCGGCGATATCGAGGCGGAATTCGCGGCGCCGGCGCGAGCGAAGAACATCGCCTTGCGCTTCGATCTGCCGCCGAAGCTTCCCACGATTGTCGGCGATCGGGACAAGCTGGTGCTCGCCCTGACCAACATCATCGGCAACGCGATCAAGTACACGCCCGAAGGGGGAAGTGTAAAAGTGGGGGTGCGGGCGGAGGATTCGCTCGTGATCGAGGTCGCGGATTCGGGAATCGGAATCGCGGCGGACGATGTCGATCGCATTTTCGATCGCTTCTATCGCGCCAAGGACCCGAGAGTCGAGAAAATCGTCGGCACCGGTCTGGGGTTGGCGCTCGCGCGCGAAGTCATGCGGCTGCACGGCGGCGATGTCACAGTCCAGAGCGTGCCCGATCGCGGGTCAACTTTCACCATTCGGATGCCGCTCAAGGCGCCGTTGTCGCTGGCGGCCTGA
- a CDS encoding type II secretion system F family protein — MSFNYTGYDGAGNAVSGAIDAGAAAEAVEMLRRRGIFGAQVNPGSARGASATIGRKKAGTGGKVTLRDLSQFFRQLSILVSTKTPLVQALDALEKQATEDGLRNVVCDLRERVERGETFSSALAAHPRAFDPICRSMVAAGESAGLLDQMLKSLAALARQQMNVRRSIVGALTYPGILITVSFGVIIVLLVSVLPQFSEMFDSLQTPLPPSTQLLIELSEILRGYWYVLAPGFAAFVAMIVLWLKSDAGWAMMDAALLRLPRFGPVRRSFAQARLLRLLGTLLESRVNLLEALRLTRESLTSAAYIDLLVRCEASVEKGEPLADSIGDASLVSPSVKEAIASGERSGQVGPVLLQVADFLDEDNEQFLKILSALIEPIVLTIMGLLVGGVAISMFLPMFDLAANAGGGPAQ, encoded by the coding sequence ATGAGCTTCAATTACACGGGCTATGACGGAGCGGGAAACGCCGTCAGCGGCGCGATCGACGCTGGTGCCGCGGCGGAGGCTGTCGAGATGCTGCGCCGACGCGGGATCTTCGGCGCCCAGGTCAATCCCGGGTCCGCGCGCGGAGCGTCCGCCACGATCGGCCGCAAAAAAGCCGGCACGGGAGGCAAGGTCACGCTGCGAGACCTCAGCCAGTTCTTTCGGCAGCTCTCGATTCTGGTATCAACCAAGACGCCTCTCGTTCAGGCTCTCGACGCCCTCGAGAAGCAGGCGACGGAAGACGGGCTTCGAAATGTGGTGTGCGATCTGCGCGAACGGGTGGAACGGGGCGAGACGTTTTCATCTGCGCTCGCGGCGCACCCGCGTGCATTCGATCCGATCTGCCGCAGCATGGTCGCCGCCGGAGAATCGGCTGGCTTGCTCGATCAGATGCTGAAGTCACTCGCTGCACTCGCGCGCCAGCAGATGAATGTCCGGCGATCCATCGTCGGCGCGCTGACCTACCCCGGGATTCTGATCACTGTTTCCTTTGGTGTCATCATCGTGCTTCTCGTCTCCGTGCTGCCTCAGTTTTCGGAGATGTTTGATTCGCTGCAGACTCCGCTCCCGCCGTCGACCCAGCTTCTCATCGAACTCTCGGAGATTCTGCGCGGGTACTGGTATGTCCTGGCGCCGGGCTTTGCGGCGTTCGTCGCGATGATCGTGTTGTGGCTGAAATCGGACGCGGGCTGGGCGATGATGGACGCGGCGCTCTTGAGGCTGCCCCGCTTTGGCCCGGTCCGACGCAGCTTCGCCCAGGCGCGGCTCTTGCGCCTCCTTGGAACTCTTCTCGAAAGCCGCGTCAATCTGCTCGAAGCGCTCCGCCTGACGCGCGAATCGCTCACGAGCGCCGCGTACATCGATCTTCTGGTCCGCTGCGAGGCCTCGGTCGAGAAGGGCGAACCGCTCGCGGATTCGATCGGCGATGCCTCGCTCGTCAGCCCTTCCGTGAAGGAGGCCATTGCGAGCGGCGAACGATCCGGCCAGGTCGGCCCCGTGCTCCTGCAGGTTGCCGACTTCCTCGATGAGGACAACGAGCAGTTCCTCAAGATCCTGTCGGCCCTGATCGAGCCCATCGTTCTCACCATCATGGGGCTGCTCGTCGGGGGCGTTGCAATCAGCATGTTCCTTCCGATGTTCGACCTTGCCGCGAACGCGGGCGGAGGTCCCGCGCAATGA
- the tadA gene encoding Flp pilus assembly complex ATPase component TadA, whose product MSSEAAKLRIGDQLLKDGLITEQQLSRALAEQSRTNRMLGELLVEQGVITGTVLVQTLAKSLGVRYCQLRHGLIDPQVFKLLGAEEAERLKAIPLFKVRDSLTVAMAEPQSLPTIDRLRTLTGCRIRPVLAAEANILEFVKKYAHGDVNVDAFLTSLSESNLEVVERESVDEGPATDLDKLVAGSPIINLVNVALLSAVRDKASDIHIEPDKKGTRIRYRVDGVLRDLMKPPAGMHASIVSRVKVIGKMDIAEKRLPQEGRVRIVAEGREIDLRVSSMPTLLGEKIVVRILDKSNLRVRLADLGFRAQTLESFTRVLERPHGLVLVTGPTGSGKTTTLYSALDLLRSPDVNIVTVEDPVEYQLDLINQIQVQESIGFTFARALRSILRQDPDVIMVGEIRDQETARVAVQAALTGHLVLATLHTNDAPGTVARLTDMSIENYLISSALNGVVAQRLARTICDQCSTKYYPAEHVLADAGLSDQVGRPFRKGEGCPQCHDTGYKGRLGIYEVMEVSPGLKRLIYGGAPTHELREQLRSEKVLSLREEGVLLAKEGKTNLEEILRVTHIDEQPSSAEVTHSKPATPRAAA is encoded by the coding sequence GTGAGTTCCGAGGCAGCCAAGCTCCGCATCGGCGATCAATTGCTCAAGGATGGGCTCATCACTGAGCAGCAGTTGAGCCGCGCGCTCGCGGAACAATCGCGCACCAATCGCATGCTGGGCGAACTGCTTGTCGAGCAGGGGGTGATCACCGGAACGGTGCTTGTGCAGACGCTCGCGAAATCTCTGGGCGTTCGGTATTGCCAGTTGCGGCACGGTTTGATCGATCCGCAGGTATTCAAGCTGCTCGGCGCCGAGGAAGCCGAGCGGCTCAAGGCGATCCCGCTGTTCAAGGTGCGCGATTCACTGACGGTTGCGATGGCCGAGCCGCAGTCCCTTCCGACGATCGATCGTCTGCGGACGTTGACGGGCTGTCGCATCCGTCCCGTGCTCGCGGCCGAAGCGAACATTCTTGAGTTCGTGAAGAAATACGCGCACGGCGATGTCAATGTTGATGCCTTTCTCACTTCGCTTTCGGAATCGAATCTCGAGGTGGTCGAGCGCGAGTCTGTCGACGAGGGACCCGCGACAGATCTCGACAAGCTCGTCGCGGGCAGCCCGATCATCAACCTTGTGAATGTCGCGCTTCTGTCCGCCGTGCGCGACAAGGCGAGCGACATCCACATCGAGCCCGACAAAAAAGGAACACGCATCCGTTACCGAGTTGACGGCGTGCTGCGCGATCTGATGAAGCCGCCCGCGGGCATGCACGCGTCGATCGTCTCGCGCGTCAAAGTCATCGGGAAGATGGACATCGCCGAGAAGCGGCTCCCGCAGGAGGGTCGCGTCCGGATCGTGGCCGAAGGGCGCGAAATCGATCTTCGCGTGTCCTCGATGCCGACGCTGCTCGGTGAAAAGATCGTCGTCCGAATTCTCGACAAGTCCAACCTCCGGGTACGCCTGGCCGACCTGGGTTTCCGCGCTCAGACTCTCGAGTCATTCACCCGCGTTCTCGAGCGCCCTCACGGTCTGGTTCTAGTGACCGGCCCCACGGGGAGCGGCAAGACCACCACGCTGTATTCCGCGCTCGATCTGCTCCGCAGCCCCGATGTGAACATCGTGACAGTTGAAGACCCAGTGGAGTATCAGCTGGATCTGATCAATCAAATCCAGGTGCAGGAGTCGATCGGCTTTACGTTCGCGCGGGCGCTGCGCAGCATTTTGCGTCAGGATCCGGATGTGATCATGGTCGGCGAAATCCGTGACCAGGAAACGGCGCGAGTCGCCGTGCAAGCCGCGCTCACCGGTCACCTCGTGCTCGCAACGCTGCACACCAACGACGCGCCGGGTACTGTCGCTCGACTCACGGACATGTCGATCGAGAACTACCTCATCTCGAGCGCGCTGAACGGCGTGGTCGCACAGCGGCTGGCCCGCACAATCTGCGACCAGTGCTCGACGAAGTACTACCCGGCGGAGCACGTGCTCGCCGACGCGGGCTTGAGCGACCAGGTCGGTCGTCCTTTCCGCAAGGGCGAGGGGTGTCCGCAATGCCACGACACCGGCTACAAAGGCCGCCTCGGAATTTATGAAGTGATGGAAGTGTCGCCGGGGCTCAAGCGCCTTATCTACGGGGGCGCGCCGACCCACGAACTGCGCGAGCAACTGCGCAGCGAAAAAGTTCTCAGCCTCCGGGAGGAAGGTGTCCTCCTTGCCAAAGAAGGGAAGACCAACCTCGAAGAAATCCTGCGCGTGACGCACATCGACGAACAACCCTCGAGCGCTGAGGTAACGCACTCGAAACCCGCGACGCCGAGGGCTGCCGCATGA
- a CDS encoding response regulator encodes MSTKTLLIVDDEACITFMLASRFRELGYEVVTAGNGDEAMNIVRSMPVPPTAVISDFQMPQRDGLQLARELRSEPRTASVPVIMLTARGHRLSPRELQETGIQHVMPKPFSARELQAMIVEVCGEAREAA; translated from the coding sequence ATGAGCACCAAGACCCTACTCATCGTCGACGACGAAGCCTGCATCACCTTCATGCTCGCCAGCCGTTTTCGCGAGCTCGGGTATGAAGTGGTGACCGCGGGAAATGGCGACGAAGCGATGAACATTGTGCGGTCGATGCCCGTGCCGCCGACCGCGGTCATCAGCGATTTTCAAATGCCCCAAAGAGACGGGCTTCAGCTTGCGCGAGAGCTTCGGAGCGAGCCGCGAACGGCATCCGTCCCGGTCATCATGCTGACGGCGCGTGGGCACAGGCTTTCGCCGAGGGAACTGCAGGAAACGGGGATCCAGCACGTCATGCCCAAGCCGTTCAGCGCGAGGGAACTGCAGGCGATGATCGTCGAGGTGTGCGGCGAAGCAAGGGAGGCGGCATGA
- a CDS encoding HD-GYP domain-containing protein, which translates to MRPPKEAKIEGAEQLLHHFSQRLMQSYEETYSLFRILRLLACAPEPVQQIRLVCSNVQQVLPFRWVAAVFRTDANVVPALRGRTIVTGETGNPLEFEAALRRACDSLRGNEWTKVLVVGQHELATLSGSEVVCDPITFDDSVVGLLVAGGKETENGEIASPEMQFLDAVAEFVGTFHENAARFFEQRAMSIGTIEALTAAIDAKDPYTRGHSERVAALAKQIALAYGLDEGESERIRTAGIVHDVGKIGVPERVLCKPGKLDDEEFALIKLHPEIGHRILKGVTLLEHTLPGVLHHHERFDGRGYPHRLTGADIPLQARIIGIADTFDAMSSSRSYRPAMPREKVLAEIARCAGSQFDPAVVEAFKRIDLGEYDRLMARQAASAEASQVRAAA; encoded by the coding sequence ATGAGGCCCCCGAAAGAGGCGAAGATCGAGGGCGCAGAGCAGCTGCTGCACCACTTCAGCCAGCGGTTGATGCAGTCGTACGAGGAGACGTATTCGCTCTTTCGCATTCTGCGGCTTCTGGCTTGCGCGCCGGAACCGGTGCAGCAGATCAGGCTGGTGTGCAGCAATGTTCAACAGGTACTGCCGTTCCGCTGGGTTGCCGCGGTCTTTCGCACGGATGCCAACGTCGTTCCGGCATTGCGCGGCCGGACGATCGTGACCGGAGAGACGGGAAATCCCCTGGAATTTGAGGCGGCGCTGCGGCGCGCGTGCGATTCGCTTCGAGGAAACGAGTGGACCAAGGTTCTTGTCGTGGGGCAGCACGAACTGGCGACACTTTCGGGGTCGGAGGTCGTGTGTGATCCGATCACGTTCGACGACAGCGTCGTCGGGCTGCTGGTCGCGGGCGGGAAAGAGACAGAAAACGGCGAAATCGCAAGCCCGGAGATGCAGTTTCTCGATGCGGTCGCCGAGTTTGTCGGGACATTTCACGAGAACGCCGCGCGTTTCTTTGAGCAGCGGGCGATGAGCATCGGGACGATCGAGGCACTGACCGCCGCGATCGATGCAAAGGATCCGTATACACGCGGACATTCGGAGCGCGTCGCGGCGCTCGCGAAGCAGATTGCGCTGGCGTATGGTCTCGACGAGGGCGAGTCTGAGCGCATCAGGACGGCGGGAATCGTGCACGACGTCGGCAAGATCGGCGTGCCGGAGCGCGTTCTCTGCAAGCCGGGCAAGCTCGATGACGAGGAATTCGCGCTCATCAAGTTGCACCCGGAGATCGGCCACCGGATTCTCAAGGGCGTGACGCTCTTGGAACACACGCTGCCGGGGGTGCTTCATCACCACGAGCGCTTCGACGGACGCGGCTACCCGCATCGATTGACGGGCGCGGACATCCCGCTCCAGGCGCGGATTATCGGAATCGCGGATACGTTCGACGCGATGAGTTCAAGCCGCTCGTACAGGCCGGCGATGCCGCGCGAAAAGGTGCTCGCCGAAATTGCGCGGTGCGCGGGCAGCCAGTTTGATCCGGCGGTGGTCGAAGCCTTTAAGCGGATCGACCTGGGCGAGTACGACCGGCTGATGGCGCGTCAGGCGGCTTCGGCGGAAGCATCTCAGGTTCGTGCCGCCGCCTGA
- a CDS encoding 2Fe-2S iron-sulfur cluster binding domain-containing protein, with translation MQHQAGNISKTGRSATIPIRFNLNGQKVEIAVDPTERLLDTLRYRLNLPGTKEGCGEGECGACSVIIDGLPANSCLVPTFQVRNRIVRTIESIPASSLQPMLETGATQCGACTPGVVVTANWIKENSGVLASHSMRALMAGNLCRCTGYDGIIDGLEKWLGRDGGRS, from the coding sequence ATGCAGCATCAAGCCGGCAACATCTCCAAGACCGGTCGTTCCGCGACGATTCCAATCCGTTTCAATCTGAACGGACAGAAAGTCGAGATCGCAGTCGACCCGACCGAGCGCCTTCTCGACACGCTCCGCTACCGCCTCAATCTGCCCGGCACAAAGGAAGGCTGCGGCGAGGGCGAATGCGGAGCCTGCTCAGTCATCATCGACGGCCTGCCCGCCAATTCCTGCCTCGTTCCGACCTTTCAAGTCCGAAATCGAATCGTCCGCACTATCGAGTCGATCCCCGCTTCATCTCTTCAGCCGATGCTCGAAACCGGCGCCACCCAGTGCGGCGCCTGCACCCCCGGTGTCGTCGTCACCGCGAACTGGATCAAAGAGAACTCCGGCGTGCTCGCTTCACACTCGATGCGTGCGCTCATGGCCGGCAATCTCTGCCGCTGCACCGGATACGACGGCATCATCGACGGGCTCGAGAAGTGGCTCGGGCGTGACGGAGGACGCTCATGA
- a CDS encoding STAS domain-containing protein — protein sequence MEIREQQHGAVKTIAPQGPLCQADATEFQRVASGVIASTMGRCVVDLSATPYLDSQGLETLLALSETLGDSGQFLKLCGVCETVREILELTDLAASVEQFEDVNSAVRSFL from the coding sequence ATGGAGATACGTGAGCAACAACACGGCGCGGTGAAGACGATCGCTCCCCAGGGTCCGCTCTGCCAGGCGGACGCGACGGAGTTTCAACGTGTGGCATCGGGCGTGATCGCTTCGACGATGGGGAGGTGCGTCGTCGACCTGTCGGCAACACCCTATCTCGACAGCCAGGGACTTGAGACTCTTCTCGCGCTCAGCGAAACGCTGGGGGACAGCGGTCAGTTTCTGAAGTTGTGCGGCGTCTGTGAAACTGTTCGCGAGATTCTTGAGTTGACCGATCTCGCGGCGTCCGTCGAGCAATTCGAGGACGTCAACAGCGCGGTCAGGAGTTTCCTGTGA
- a CDS encoding PilN domain-containing protein — protein sequence MISANLLPASHRRHLSRQDRTARWSIVIAVYAVVLAVLWLGSRQYVAGGRFGLERRVAAIDAEVAGINSGIAGLKEKAVRVQASLSTARSIADHPDWSVLLSLIASLKSADIEVDRVALGPRTAEAKPGGAKSVKGVWVRLSGFAKDHQAIAHFALRLEGAHLFDRVALEDARKNAAEPEGLVGFEIEAQIDEPAGGSK from the coding sequence ATGATCTCGGCGAACCTGCTACCGGCATCGCACAGGCGGCATCTCTCGCGACAGGATCGCACGGCGCGATGGTCGATTGTGATCGCCGTGTACGCGGTCGTGCTCGCGGTTCTTTGGCTCGGTTCGCGCCAGTATGTCGCGGGAGGACGTTTCGGGCTCGAGAGACGCGTCGCCGCGATCGACGCCGAAGTCGCCGGGATCAACTCGGGGATTGCCGGGCTCAAGGAAAAGGCGGTTCGTGTTCAGGCGTCGCTGTCGACGGCACGTTCCATCGCGGATCATCCTGATTGGAGCGTGCTCCTGAGCCTGATCGCTTCGCTCAAGAGCGCCGACATCGAAGTTGATCGCGTTGCGCTCGGCCCTCGAACAGCCGAAGCCAAGCCGGGCGGTGCGAAGAGCGTGAAGGGCGTATGGGTTCGACTCTCGGGTTTCGCCAAGGATCATCAGGCCATCGCGCATTTCGCGCTCCGGCTGGAAGGCGCGCACCTCTTTGATCGCGTCGCGCTCGAGGATGCCCGAAAGAACGCCGCGGAACCGGAGGGTCTTGTCGGCTTCGAGATCGAGGCTCAGATCGACGAACCCGCAGGGGGGTCGAAATGA